A single genomic interval of Aegicerativicinus sediminis harbors:
- a CDS encoding glycoside hydrolase family 43 protein: MRFEKINYTIVIVTSILLFGCKDNITSKQNTEIEKDTSYTAYTNPVMWADVPDMSITRKDDTFYLISTTMHLMPGAPVMTSKDLVHWEIASYVFDSLTDTPKYNLKEGTVYGRGQWASSIRYHNGEFYVLFSPNDEPFKSYFYKSKDPKTGNWELISRMKHFHDASLFFDDDGKVYAFYGTGELTELKPDLSGVMPGGIDIKIFERDSTETGLLEGSQVVKHNGKYYLLMISWPRGEPRRQLCYRADNITGPYEKKVILESEFAGFYYAGQGAIIDDVNGNWHALIFQDRNGVGRVPLLMPVTWEDGWPMLGDEFGKVPLHDTIPLKPHDTGRHIVESDEFNSDKLKINWQWNHNPINNAWSLIERPGYLRLKTNRVVDNLYLAPNTLTQRMEGPTSTGIVSLNLSGMKDGDRAGFAAFNGDSGILRISNEEGKKTLRMVTNVVALDPNTKAVTNVEEDIKESVEINEDIIYLKIEGDFNVDKDIAKFYYSLDNKKWTQIGPEFKMIFDWRRLFMGTKFAIFNYATKTSGGYIDVDYFHYERHPENLVPFQ, from the coding sequence ATGCGATTTGAAAAAATAAATTATACCATAGTTATAGTTACATCAATTCTCCTATTTGGTTGTAAAGACAATATTACATCTAAACAAAATACTGAAATTGAAAAAGATACTAGCTATACTGCATATACCAACCCAGTTATGTGGGCGGATGTTCCAGACATGTCGATTACAAGGAAGGATGACACCTTTTACTTGATAAGCACTACAATGCACCTAATGCCTGGTGCACCTGTTATGACTTCAAAAGATTTGGTGCATTGGGAAATTGCGAGCTATGTTTTTGACAGTCTAACCGATACACCAAAATATAACCTTAAGGAAGGAACTGTCTATGGACGGGGGCAATGGGCCTCATCAATTAGGTACCATAATGGTGAATTCTATGTCTTATTTTCTCCAAATGATGAGCCTTTCAAATCATACTTTTATAAATCCAAAGATCCTAAAACGGGTAATTGGGAGCTTATAAGTAGAATGAAACATTTCCATGATGCTTCGCTCTTTTTTGATGATGATGGCAAAGTTTATGCTTTTTATGGAACAGGTGAATTAACTGAATTAAAACCTGATTTGTCTGGAGTGATGCCTGGTGGTATTGATATAAAAATCTTTGAAAGGGACTCCACAGAAACCGGACTTTTGGAGGGAAGCCAAGTTGTAAAGCATAACGGCAAGTATTATTTACTCATGATTTCATGGCCAAGAGGTGAACCCAGAAGACAATTGTGCTATCGAGCTGACAATATCACTGGCCCATACGAAAAGAAGGTGATTTTAGAATCTGAGTTTGCTGGTTTCTATTATGCGGGCCAAGGCGCTATTATTGATGATGTAAATGGAAATTGGCATGCTTTGATATTCCAAGACCGAAATGGAGTCGGCAGAGTACCTCTACTTATGCCAGTAACATGGGAAGACGGCTGGCCAATGTTAGGCGATGAATTTGGCAAAGTTCCTTTACATGATACAATTCCTTTAAAGCCCCATGACACTGGAAGGCATATTGTTGAAAGCGACGAATTTAATTCTGATAAACTAAAAATTAATTGGCAATGGAACCACAATCCTATTAATAATGCCTGGTCATTAATAGAAAGGCCCGGATATCTTCGCCTTAAAACAAATAGAGTTGTTGACAATCTTTATTTGGCTCCAAATACCCTTACACAGCGTATGGAAGGCCCGACCTCAACAGGAATTGTAAGTTTAAATTTATCAGGGATGAAGGACGGTGATAGAGCTGGCTTTGCTGCTTTCAATGGCGATTCTGGCATTCTGAGAATTTCTAATGAAGAGGGTAAAAAAACATTAAGAATGGTCACCAACGTTGTTGCTTTAGACCCAAATACCAAAGCTGTGACTAACGTTGAGGAAGATATTAAAGAATCGGTTGAAATAAATGAAGATATTATTTATCTCAAAATTGAAGGTGATTTTAATGTTGATAAAGACATTGCAAAGTTCTATTACAGTTTAGACAATAAAAAATGGACCCAAATTGGGCCTGAATTTAAAATGATCTTCGACTGGAGGCGACTTTTTATGGGGACCAAATTTGCAATATTCAATTATGCTACTAAAACCTCAGGGGGCTATATAGATGTTGATTATTTTCATTATGAACGTCATCCCGAAAACCTAGTTCCTTTCCAATAA
- a CDS encoding glycoside hydrolase family 43 protein yields MKYVILFSFNNLKQLFTSLCLLSISLSTIASTVPKPPTKNGEGPIFLQATYIGNDSIYQENPLREDEFYTPILQGCYPDPAITKKGDDYYMVCSSFAMFPGVPIFHSKDLVNWTSLGGVLDDINEFNPHNSGISQGVYAPGITYNPHNDTFYMIVTAFSGGLGNIIVKSKDPKKGWDSPIKLGFGGIDPSIFFDDDGKGYVVHNDAPDQGAELYNGHRVIKIWEYDVENDKVILGTDKIIVNGGVDLADKPIWIEAPHLYKKNGAYYLMCAEGGTGGWHSEVIFKSDSPKGPYIPANNNPILSQRYLNKDRKNKVDWAGHADLVEGPDGEYYGVFLAVRPNEENRVNTGRETFILPVDWSGEYPIFENGLIPLEPKLKMPEGVENKTGENGYEPNGNFTFTDNFQSETLDHSWIGLRGPKEAFTERTKKGIKITPFAANIKEVRPTSTLFRRQQHLSFTFRSTMDYKPNSEKDLAGVVALQNEGSNYVMGVTKKGNDYYMVLHKNKWPGRKGPIISEVVASKKIEYNNPIELQITAEGDKYTFSYSLDGENFQNLGGTVSGDILSTDVAGGFTGCLLGLYATQVNDILPN; encoded by the coding sequence ATGAAATACGTAATCCTATTCAGCTTTAACAACCTAAAACAACTTTTTACTAGCCTCTGTTTATTATCGATAAGTTTATCCACAATTGCGTCGACTGTTCCTAAACCCCCAACCAAAAATGGAGAGGGCCCTATCTTTTTGCAAGCCACCTACATAGGAAATGATTCAATATATCAAGAAAATCCATTAAGGGAGGATGAATTCTACACACCAATTTTACAAGGGTGTTATCCAGACCCTGCAATTACCAAAAAGGGTGATGATTATTACATGGTATGTTCCTCTTTTGCTATGTTTCCCGGCGTACCAATTTTTCACTCAAAAGACTTGGTCAATTGGACATCTTTGGGCGGAGTATTGGATGATATTAACGAATTTAATCCACATAACTCAGGTATAAGTCAGGGTGTGTATGCCCCAGGCATCACATATAATCCTCACAATGACACCTTTTATATGATTGTAACTGCCTTTTCTGGCGGACTTGGAAACATTATTGTGAAAAGTAAAGACCCAAAAAAAGGTTGGGATAGCCCAATTAAATTAGGGTTTGGAGGAATAGACCCTTCAATTTTCTTCGATGACGATGGCAAAGGTTATGTGGTACATAATGATGCTCCAGACCAAGGTGCGGAATTATACAACGGGCACAGAGTAATAAAAATTTGGGAATATGATGTTGAGAATGATAAAGTAATTCTAGGTACAGATAAAATAATTGTAAATGGAGGTGTTGATCTTGCGGACAAACCAATTTGGATTGAAGCTCCACATCTTTACAAAAAGAATGGCGCCTATTACTTAATGTGCGCAGAAGGAGGTACAGGTGGCTGGCATAGTGAGGTTATTTTCAAGAGTGACAGTCCTAAGGGACCATATATTCCAGCAAATAACAACCCAATTTTAAGTCAACGCTATTTAAATAAGGATCGAAAAAATAAAGTGGATTGGGCAGGTCATGCTGATTTGGTGGAGGGTCCAGATGGAGAATATTACGGTGTATTTTTAGCGGTTAGGCCTAACGAAGAAAATCGTGTGAATACTGGTCGTGAAACATTTATTCTGCCTGTTGATTGGAGTGGTGAATATCCGATTTTTGAAAATGGTTTAATTCCTCTTGAACCCAAATTAAAAATGCCTGAAGGGGTAGAAAACAAAACAGGGGAAAACGGATATGAACCTAATGGCAATTTCACTTTTACTGATAATTTTCAGTCTGAAACTTTAGACCACAGTTGGATAGGACTTCGAGGACCGAAGGAAGCATTTACCGAGAGAACTAAAAAGGGAATTAAGATTACACCTTTTGCAGCCAATATTAAGGAAGTTAGGCCCACCTCTACCCTATTCCGACGACAACAACACCTCTCCTTTACATTTAGGTCAACAATGGATTACAAACCAAATTCGGAAAAAGATTTGGCCGGTGTAGTGGCATTACAAAATGAAGGATCAAACTACGTAATGGGCGTAACAAAAAAGGGAAATGACTATTATATGGTACTACACAAAAATAAATGGCCAGGAAGAAAAGGCCCTATAATTTCGGAAGTAGTTGCAAGCAAAAAGATTGAATATAATAATCCCATCGAATTACAGATTACAGCTGAAGGTGATAAATACACATTTAGCTATTCCCTAGATGGAGAAAATTTCCAAAATCTTGGTGGTACTGTTTCAGGAGATATCCTTTCAACAGATGTTGCCGGTGGATTTACCGGATGTTTGTTGGGCTTATATGCAACTCAGGTTAATGATATTTTGCCAAATTAA
- a CDS encoding glycoside hydrolase family 127 protein: MKNRLKVICFVVLYFIVVPNITAQEKLYPNEFPLEDVTLQDGIFQHARDLNIDVLLKYDVDRLLAPYRKEAGLQPKASSYPNWDGLDGHIGGHYLSAMAMNYASTGNSLCKDRMDYMIDELKQCAQSNRSKHPDWGKGYVGGVPNSAEIWSSLQKGNLNPLRRAWVPWYNLHKTYAGLRDAWLYANDKKAKDLFLNFCDWGIEITSSLSEEEMQKMLDIEHGGMNEIFADAYQMTGDDKYITAAKRFSHHDILFPMAEGVDNLDNKHANTQVPKAVGFERIGELSKDSTYLKAGEFLWETVTDNRSLAFGGNSRKEHFPSVSASIDFVNEIEGPESCNTYNMLKLSEDLFRVNPEAKYVDFYERSLYNHILSTQHPRHGGYVYFTPTRPRHYRVYSVPNEGMWCCVGSGMENHGKYSQFIYTHSKGALYLNLFVASELNWEEKGIKIKQETEFPFEESSKLTIIEGTANFPLMIRYPSWVEKGALKISVNGKAVDILNSPSSYIEITRNWKKGDIVEIYLPMKTTTEQLPNVPNYKAFMHGPIVLAAKTGSEQLEGLLADDSRWAHIAHGELLPIDKAPIIIEEDLTEIGDKLIPVPGEPLKFKTSNLNILNGENLILEPFFQLHDSRYMMYWLTLSPEKYEKYVDSLAQLEKAKLNLERRTIDYVGTGEQQPESDHFMQTEKSNSGNAQDQFWRDAYNGGYFSYQMKTDKKLDLSLLVRYWGFEWSSKNFKILIDDEEIASVNTENRNNTSQFKEASYQIPNRLLKGKEKVRVKFQAEEGSGTSQVYFVRIIENE; the protein is encoded by the coding sequence ATGAAAAATAGACTTAAGGTAATCTGTTTCGTAGTACTTTACTTTATAGTAGTACCAAATATAACCGCTCAGGAAAAACTATACCCTAATGAATTTCCATTAGAGGATGTAACATTACAAGACGGAATTTTCCAACATGCTAGAGATCTCAACATAGATGTACTCTTAAAATATGATGTAGATCGCCTTTTAGCTCCTTACAGAAAAGAAGCTGGACTTCAACCAAAAGCATCCTCCTATCCAAATTGGGATGGCTTAGATGGTCATATTGGCGGCCATTATCTCTCCGCCATGGCCATGAATTATGCATCAACAGGAAACAGCCTGTGCAAAGATCGAATGGACTACATGATTGATGAACTAAAGCAATGTGCACAAAGCAATAGGTCAAAACATCCCGATTGGGGAAAAGGATATGTTGGTGGTGTTCCCAATAGTGCCGAGATATGGTCTTCATTACAAAAAGGAAATTTAAATCCATTGCGAAGAGCTTGGGTGCCATGGTACAATCTCCATAAAACCTATGCTGGCCTACGCGACGCTTGGCTGTATGCAAACGATAAAAAAGCCAAAGATTTATTCCTTAATTTTTGTGATTGGGGAATAGAGATAACTTCATCACTTTCTGAGGAGGAAATGCAAAAAATGCTGGATATAGAACATGGAGGAATGAATGAGATTTTTGCGGATGCATACCAAATGACGGGTGATGATAAATATATAACAGCTGCTAAACGCTTTTCTCACCATGACATTCTATTTCCTATGGCAGAAGGTGTTGATAATCTAGATAACAAGCATGCTAATACACAAGTGCCAAAAGCTGTTGGCTTTGAACGGATTGGTGAACTTAGCAAAGATAGCACCTATCTAAAAGCTGGCGAATTTTTATGGGAAACAGTAACGGATAATCGTTCCTTAGCATTTGGCGGTAATAGTAGAAAGGAACATTTTCCTAGTGTATCAGCCAGTATTGACTTTGTGAATGAAATAGAAGGGCCAGAATCTTGTAATACCTACAACATGCTGAAATTATCGGAAGATCTATTTAGAGTAAATCCAGAAGCCAAGTATGTCGATTTTTATGAGCGATCATTGTATAACCATATCCTTTCTACCCAACACCCAAGACATGGGGGTTATGTCTATTTTACACCTACCAGGCCGAGGCATTACCGAGTTTATTCAGTTCCAAATGAAGGCATGTGGTGCTGTGTAGGAAGTGGCATGGAAAATCATGGGAAATATTCACAATTTATCTATACGCATAGCAAAGGTGCCCTCTATCTCAACCTCTTTGTGGCATCGGAATTGAATTGGGAGGAAAAAGGAATAAAGATTAAACAAGAAACCGAGTTCCCATTTGAAGAATCTTCAAAACTCACAATCATAGAAGGGACAGCGAATTTCCCATTAATGATTCGTTATCCTTCATGGGTTGAAAAGGGTGCCCTAAAAATCTCTGTCAATGGTAAGGCTGTAGATATTTTAAATTCCCCTTCAAGTTATATTGAAATAACACGTAATTGGAAAAAGGGAGATATAGTGGAAATTTATTTGCCAATGAAAACAACCACAGAACAATTGCCTAATGTTCCCAACTATAAAGCATTTATGCATGGCCCTATTGTATTGGCTGCCAAAACAGGTTCCGAACAATTAGAAGGTCTTTTAGCAGATGATAGTCGTTGGGCACATATAGCTCATGGAGAACTTCTTCCCATTGATAAGGCGCCTATAATTATTGAGGAAGATCTAACAGAAATTGGCGATAAATTGATTCCTGTGCCTGGAGAACCCCTTAAGTTTAAAACGTCTAATCTCAACATTTTAAATGGAGAGAACCTCATTCTAGAACCCTTTTTCCAACTGCATGATTCCCGATATATGATGTATTGGCTGACCCTAAGCCCAGAAAAGTATGAAAAATACGTGGATTCTCTTGCTCAGCTTGAAAAGGCTAAACTCAATTTGGAAAGACGGACTATCGATTATGTCGGCACTGGGGAACAGCAACCTGAAAGTGACCATTTTATGCAAACAGAAAAATCTAATTCAGGCAATGCCCAAGACCAGTTTTGGAGAGACGCATATAATGGCGGCTACTTCAGCTATCAAATGAAGACCGATAAAAAATTAGATCTGAGTTTGTTGGTGCGTTATTGGGGCTTTGAATGGAGTTCAAAAAACTTCAAAATCCTTATTGATGATGAAGAAATTGCATCTGTAAATACTGAAAATAGAAATAATACGAGTCAATTTAAAGAAGCTTCCTATCAAATACCTAATCGACTTCTTAAAGGCAAAGAAAAAGTCAGGGTAAAATTCCAAGCTGAGGAAGGTTCAGGTACGAGTCAAGTATATTTTGTTAGAATTATTGAGAATGAGTAA
- a CDS encoding Gfo/Idh/MocA family protein → MERREFVKKSGMAIAGVSVATSAMTNLNIIKNIGQTVNIGVIGTGDRGGGLIPFINEIEGIQVSACCDILPFRLENGMKQVNGKAKAYKDYRALLDDKEIDAILVAVPFSEHSKIMMDALSAGKHIYGEKTLVKGYDAVRDIIEKKKNYKNLVFQTGHQYHSSRLYTSVVEMIKDGKIGNISAFESQWNRNGNWRRPVPDPKFERLINWRMYREYSGGLTAELCSHQIDFANWVLNEIPKEVVGLGGIDYWKDGRETFDNIHLVYNYPSGVKATYTCLTSNSKDDYLIKVMGDKGTIILDYTKAWFYPEGKPDKPLGNVDGVSGATMKWQEGRGIPLEVSHEDPSKQALIDFKNSIINESEPISDLITGSKASIAVQMGLDALYTKKLVSWQSEYDDWF, encoded by the coding sequence ATGGAGAGACGAGAATTTGTGAAGAAAAGTGGAATGGCTATAGCAGGAGTATCTGTTGCCACAAGTGCCATGACTAATTTAAATATTATTAAAAATATAGGACAAACTGTAAATATCGGAGTAATTGGCACGGGTGATCGCGGTGGTGGTCTAATACCATTTATAAATGAAATTGAGGGCATACAAGTTTCCGCATGTTGTGATATTTTGCCATTCAGACTAGAAAATGGCATGAAGCAGGTAAATGGCAAAGCCAAAGCCTATAAAGACTATAGAGCCCTTTTGGATGATAAGGAAATTGACGCAATTTTAGTGGCGGTTCCCTTTAGTGAACATTCCAAAATAATGATGGATGCTCTAAGTGCTGGCAAGCATATTTATGGCGAAAAAACACTGGTTAAAGGTTACGATGCTGTACGCGATATAATTGAAAAGAAAAAAAATTATAAAAATTTAGTATTTCAAACCGGTCATCAATACCATTCCTCAAGGCTTTACACCTCGGTAGTAGAAATGATAAAAGATGGAAAAATAGGAAACATATCTGCATTTGAAAGTCAATGGAACCGTAATGGAAATTGGCGCCGACCTGTTCCGGATCCAAAGTTTGAGAGATTAATAAATTGGAGGATGTATCGTGAATATTCTGGCGGATTAACTGCGGAATTGTGTTCCCATCAAATAGATTTTGCCAATTGGGTTTTAAATGAAATCCCTAAGGAAGTGGTAGGCTTGGGAGGAATCGATTATTGGAAAGATGGTAGAGAAACCTTCGACAATATCCATTTGGTTTATAATTATCCTAGTGGGGTAAAAGCTACTTATACCTGTTTAACTTCAAATTCGAAGGACGATTACCTCATCAAAGTTATGGGCGACAAGGGCACCATAATATTAGATTATACGAAAGCCTGGTTTTATCCAGAAGGAAAACCAGATAAACCACTAGGCAATGTAGATGGAGTTTCTGGAGCAACAATGAAATGGCAAGAAGGCAGAGGTATTCCTCTTGAGGTGTCTCACGAGGACCCAAGCAAGCAAGCACTTATCGATTTTAAAAACAGTATCATTAATGAATCCGAACCAATCTCAGATTTAATTACCGGTTCTAAAGCCTCTATTGCCGTGCAGATGGGATTAGATGCTTTATACACAAAAAAATTGGTGAGTTGGCAATCGGAGTATGACGATTGGTTTTAA
- a CDS encoding Gfo/Idh/MocA family protein — protein MTNRRDFIKKTTLGSAAIALGSSAFGMPASSYRKIIGANDRLNVAIAGLGRRVGAYYQPLQMKEANVHLSYLCDVMKSQREKALINFTKNADYKPQLENDIRKVLEDKNVDILFNATPDHWHAPGSIMAMKAGKHVYVEKPCSHTMNENESLVKAARKYGKVVQMGNQQRSSDHTIKIINQIHEGVIGTPYKALAFYTNSRGETPVQKPAAVPEGLDWDLWQGPAVRREYTQNTWDYNWHWYGWNYGTAEAGNNGTHEMDIARWALQVNFPSYAEVEGHKRHFLNDGWEMYDTILATFKFPEDKIIQWDGKSRNGYDTYGGGRGTIIYGSEGTVFVDRERYRLTDRTGKIIEDFKSDSNEAGTALGGGGDTTTAHVINFFNAIRGKEKLTAPIDDASISMAMVHYSNIAYRIGKGFSIDEHTGHIFDKEAMKLWDREYAPGWELNL, from the coding sequence ATGACAAATAGAAGAGATTTTATTAAAAAAACCACATTGGGTAGTGCAGCAATTGCCTTGGGTTCTAGTGCCTTTGGGATGCCCGCTAGTAGTTATCGAAAAATTATCGGAGCTAATGATCGCTTGAATGTCGCCATTGCCGGTTTGGGAAGACGAGTAGGTGCCTATTACCAACCACTTCAAATGAAAGAGGCGAATGTACACCTTTCCTATTTATGTGACGTAATGAAATCGCAAAGAGAAAAGGCTCTTATAAACTTTACAAAAAATGCTGATTATAAACCCCAACTAGAAAATGATATTCGAAAAGTTCTTGAAGATAAAAATGTTGACATTCTCTTTAATGCGACACCAGACCATTGGCATGCACCTGGTTCCATTATGGCCATGAAGGCTGGTAAACATGTTTATGTAGAAAAACCATGCAGTCATACCATGAATGAAAATGAATCATTGGTTAAGGCAGCAAGGAAATATGGTAAGGTTGTTCAAATGGGAAATCAGCAACGTTCATCCGACCATACCATTAAAATTATCAATCAGATACATGAGGGCGTCATAGGTACTCCATACAAAGCTTTAGCATTTTACACCAACTCTAGAGGAGAAACACCAGTACAAAAACCAGCAGCAGTACCTGAAGGACTAGATTGGGATTTATGGCAAGGCCCTGCTGTTAGAAGAGAATATACCCAAAACACTTGGGATTATAATTGGCATTGGTATGGATGGAATTATGGAACCGCAGAAGCCGGTAATAATGGCACGCACGAAATGGATATTGCTAGATGGGCATTACAGGTAAATTTTCCCTCCTATGCAGAGGTTGAAGGACACAAACGCCATTTTTTAAATGATGGTTGGGAAATGTATGATACCATATTAGCAACTTTCAAATTTCCTGAAGACAAAATAATTCAATGGGATGGAAAAAGCAGAAATGGATATGATACTTATGGAGGAGGCAGAGGAACCATTATTTACGGCAGTGAAGGAACTGTTTTTGTAGATCGGGAAAGATACAGACTTACAGATCGAACAGGTAAAATCATAGAAGATTTTAAAAGCGATAGCAATGAAGCTGGAACGGCACTTGGCGGGGGTGGAGATACCACAACGGCCCATGTAATCAATTTTTTCAATGCCATTAGAGGAAAGGAAAAATTAACCGCTCCTATTGATGATGCTAGTATTAGTATGGCAATGGTACATTATTCGAATATTGCGTACCGTATTGGTAAAGGATTTTCAATTGATGAACATACAGGTCATATTTTCGATAAAGAGGCCATGAAATTATGGGATAGGGAATATGCGCCTGGCTGGGAATTGAATTTATAA
- a CDS encoding 3-keto-disaccharide hydrolase, protein MKNIPTLLLDLIKKNNPVFIVFCVLLIVSCKEESPNDMTPWRPLFNGKDLNGWNQKGGSATYNVKDGMVVGSTVADTPNSFLTTDTIYGDFILELDFKVDSTMNSGIQIRSNSIPGYQNGRVHGYQIEIDPSERSWSGGIYDEARRGWLVPMEGREVAQKAFKQNEWNHYRIEAIGDTIKTWINEIPAAHLVDDKTHEGFIALQVHSIGEDETPGKEIMWKNIKILTDSLSKYSTVSPIPPIITKNQLTDQEAKSGWELLWDGKSTEGWRGAKLEKFPENGWVIEDGNLIVLASEGEESAGGGDIVTEEVYGDFELQVDFKITKGANSGIKYYVDTELNKGEGSAIGLEYQILDDDNHPDAKLGNHEGSRTVASLYDLIKADPKKPINPIGEWNTAHIVSKNNHVEHWLNGMKVLEFERGSDDFKKLVSESKYKVWPNFGLLEKGNILLQDHGNRVAFRNIKIKTPKTNQNDK, encoded by the coding sequence ATGAAAAACATACCAACCCTATTATTAGACCTAATCAAAAAAAATAATCCTGTATTTATTGTTTTTTGTGTACTACTTATTGTTTCATGTAAAGAAGAATCTCCAAACGACATGACCCCTTGGCGACCTCTTTTTAACGGCAAAGATCTTAATGGATGGAACCAGAAAGGTGGAAGCGCAACCTACAATGTCAAAGATGGTATGGTTGTAGGCAGTACTGTGGCAGATACTCCTAATTCCTTTTTAACTACCGATACGATTTATGGTGATTTTATTCTAGAACTTGATTTCAAAGTTGACTCTACTATGAATTCTGGTATTCAAATAAGAAGCAATAGTATCCCTGGATATCAAAACGGAAGGGTTCATGGATACCAAATTGAAATTGATCCATCTGAACGATCTTGGAGTGGCGGGATTTATGATGAAGCACGACGAGGTTGGCTTGTACCTATGGAAGGCCGTGAAGTGGCGCAAAAAGCATTTAAGCAGAATGAATGGAATCATTATAGGATTGAAGCAATCGGTGATACAATTAAAACTTGGATTAATGAAATCCCTGCAGCTCATCTCGTAGACGATAAAACACATGAGGGATTTATCGCCTTACAAGTACATTCAATTGGTGAGGACGAAACCCCCGGAAAAGAAATTATGTGGAAAAATATTAAGATTCTTACTGATAGTCTATCAAAATATAGCACAGTTAGCCCCATCCCACCGATCATTACAAAAAATCAGCTCACCGACCAAGAGGCAAAGAGTGGTTGGGAGCTTCTTTGGGATGGCAAATCCACCGAAGGTTGGAGAGGTGCAAAACTTGAAAAATTTCCTGAAAATGGTTGGGTGATTGAAGATGGAAATTTAATCGTATTAGCTTCCGAGGGCGAAGAATCAGCTGGAGGAGGGGACATTGTTACCGAAGAAGTATATGGTGATTTTGAACTTCAAGTAGATTTTAAAATTACAAAAGGAGCCAATAGCGGTATTAAATATTATGTAGACACCGAACTCAACAAAGGGGAAGGTTCGGCAATAGGCTTAGAGTATCAAATACTTGATGATGACAACCATCCTGATGCCAAATTGGGAAATCATGAAGGTAGCAGGACAGTAGCTTCTCTTTACGACCTAATTAAGGCAGATCCTAAGAAACCAATTAATCCTATTGGAGAATGGAATACGGCACACATCGTTTCAAAAAATAACCATGTTGAACATTGGCTTAATGGAATGAAAGTCTTGGAATTTGAAAGGGGTAGTGATGACTTTAAAAAGTTAGTTTCGGAAAGCAAATACAAGGTTTGGCCAAATTTTGGGCTATTAGAAAAAGGAAACATTCTATTGCAAGATCACGGTAACAGGGTGGCCTTTAGAAACATAAAAATAAAAACTCCTAAAACCAACCAAAATGACAAATAG